Proteins co-encoded in one Polaromonas vacuolata genomic window:
- a CDS encoding PQQ-dependent sugar dehydrogenase: MKLTKIRVAFLSSLCVFAMQAGAQSADGTLSNLKQMKVATTDLDIPLVPQTGKNADALRANLKKIKMPPGFKIDLYAVVPDARHMAVAPSTNMLFVGTRKTRVWAVTDRNNGGEATEVKAFAPSLSFKNPNGVCWTKDGVLVIAEHNRVLSFPAAEFFYEGPDVAVGEIVPQGKLVPVEFESYNHGARTCRVGPDNKLYITVGQPFNVPPVDKYVELDRQGVGAIVRMNMDGSGREIFARGVRNSVGQDFNPKDGSLWWTDNQTDGLGNEIPPGELNRSTKVGQHFGYPYWNGHYKVAGSAAAPDLKDMKEPANAVFPEVEFPAHQAQLGMAFYSGKMFPAKYQGGIFVAAHGSWNRSPASGALINFVSLKPNGSGEKSEVFAEGWLSPETGTYIGRPVDVAMLKDGSMLISDDYAGAIYRVTYSN, from the coding sequence ATGAAATTAACAAAAATCCGGGTTGCTTTTTTAAGCAGCCTTTGCGTATTCGCTATGCAAGCGGGTGCTCAAAGTGCAGATGGCACGCTTAGCAATTTGAAGCAAATGAAGGTGGCAACTACGGATTTAGATATCCCATTAGTTCCGCAAACCGGAAAAAATGCAGACGCGTTGCGCGCCAATCTGAAGAAAATCAAAATGCCACCGGGCTTTAAGATTGATCTCTACGCGGTAGTGCCAGATGCCCGTCACATGGCGGTTGCACCATCGACGAATATGCTGTTTGTTGGCACCCGCAAGACCAGAGTTTGGGCAGTGACCGATAGAAATAATGGCGGCGAAGCCACCGAGGTTAAGGCTTTCGCACCCTCACTGTCTTTTAAAAATCCGAATGGCGTTTGCTGGACTAAAGACGGTGTGCTGGTAATTGCTGAACACAACCGAGTGCTGAGCTTCCCTGCGGCTGAGTTTTTCTATGAAGGCCCGGATGTCGCTGTTGGCGAAATCGTGCCACAAGGCAAACTCGTTCCGGTCGAATTCGAGTCTTACAACCACGGCGCACGCACTTGCCGAGTTGGCCCGGATAACAAGCTCTACATCACCGTCGGTCAGCCGTTTAATGTGCCACCAGTTGACAAATACGTAGAGCTTGATCGTCAAGGTGTTGGCGCTATCGTACGTATGAATATGGATGGCAGCGGCCGGGAAATCTTTGCCCGCGGCGTGCGTAATTCTGTTGGTCAAGACTTCAACCCGAAAGACGGCAGCTTGTGGTGGACTGACAACCAGACCGATGGTCTTGGCAATGAAATTCCACCCGGCGAGCTCAATCGCTCGACTAAAGTCGGTCAACACTTTGGCTATCCGTATTGGAATGGTCATTACAAAGTGGCGGGCAGTGCCGCCGCGCCAGACCTTAAGGACATGAAAGAGCCGGCTAATGCAGTTTTTCCGGAAGTTGAATTTCCAGCACACCAAGCTCAGCTCGGCATGGCTTTTTATAGCGGAAAAATGTTCCCGGCTAAATACCAAGGCGGTATTTTTGTCGCGGCCCATGGCTCTTGGAATCGCTCACCAGCCAGCGGCGCGCTGATTAATTTTGTCTCACTCAAACCAAATGGTTCGGGTGAGAAATCTGAAGTCTTCGCAGAAGGCTGGCTCAGTCCTGAAACTGGAACCTATATTGGTCGTCCCGTCGATGTGGCCATGCTCAAGGATGGCTCTATGCTGATCTCTGATGATTATGCTGGCGCAATTTACCGCGTGACCTACTCCAACTGA
- the hpaI gene encoding 4-hydroxy-2-oxoheptanedioate aldolase, producing the protein MASGNLFKSALLARRPQIGLWLSMADAYLAEVSASAAFDWLLIDGEHAPNDVRSTLAQLQVLAAYPAHAVVRAVEGDVALIKQLLDIGAQTLLIPMVETAEQASAMAAAVRYPPQGVRGVGSAVGRASRWNARSDYMDVADSEVCLLVQAESVLALKNLAAICAVDGVDGVFIGPADLAASMGHRSNPAHPEVQAAIEAAIVTIVASGKAAGTLTSDNALARRYLELGCTFVAVGVDVLVYANAARQLANAFRETSDHRLTANRINAAY; encoded by the coding sequence ATGGCATCCGGTAATCTTTTTAAATCAGCGCTGTTAGCGCGTCGTCCACAAATCGGATTGTGGTTATCCATGGCTGATGCTTATCTGGCTGAAGTCAGCGCCAGCGCAGCCTTCGATTGGCTGCTGATTGATGGTGAGCACGCACCCAATGATGTGCGCAGCACGCTGGCTCAGCTACAGGTTTTAGCGGCTTACCCGGCGCATGCGGTTGTTCGAGCTGTTGAGGGTGATGTGGCGCTGATCAAGCAGTTACTCGACATTGGCGCGCAGACGCTACTCATTCCCATGGTCGAGACTGCGGAGCAGGCCAGCGCTATGGCTGCGGCAGTGCGTTATCCCCCGCAGGGCGTTCGGGGTGTGGGCAGTGCCGTGGGACGCGCCTCGCGCTGGAACGCGCGCAGCGATTACATGGATGTAGCGGACAGCGAAGTCTGTTTACTGGTTCAAGCGGAAAGTGTTTTAGCGCTCAAAAATCTAGCGGCAATTTGTGCGGTAGACGGTGTCGACGGTGTATTTATCGGCCCGGCTGATTTAGCTGCGTCAATGGGCCACCGCTCCAACCCGGCACACCCTGAGGTGCAAGCGGCGATTGAGGCAGCGATTGTGACCATAGTCGCTTCGGGCAAGGCTGCCGGTACGCTGACTTCAGACAACGCACTGGCTCGCCGTTATCTTGAGCTGGGTTGCACTTTTGTAGCGGTCGGTGTTGATGTGCTGGTCTATGCGAATGCAGCGCGGCAACTTGCCAATGCGTTTCGCGAAACCAGTGACCATCGCCTAACAGCAAACCGCATCAATGCTGCCTATTAA
- a CDS encoding 4'-phosphopantetheinyl transferase family protein: protein MARLPGCSGAILNLSAAMLVERLTVHSWPLSIAQIEAVKPDLDLLVISLAVPKSAKREVARIELRAAVTAFLAALYKLAPSAISIASIAGQPLHVSMPAPLPKLFLSFSHQPGLSIAVLDWSAPVGVDLMQVPQDFDWHTLAKDYLGQAAYKRIASNKAAEQMIAFSHEWTRIEAGLKCLGLGLEEWRFALDLKIQSCQFSDLQLPAGFVGAVARAQSLSFELCAIE from the coding sequence TTGGCGCGGTTGCCCGGCTGCTCCGGCGCAATTTTGAATCTCTCGGCGGCCATGCTTGTAGAGCGGCTAACCGTTCATTCTTGGCCCTTATCGATTGCGCAGATTGAGGCTGTTAAACCTGATCTAGATCTGTTGGTGATTAGTCTGGCTGTGCCCAAAAGCGCTAAGCGTGAGGTCGCACGGATTGAACTGCGTGCGGCAGTCACAGCATTTTTAGCGGCGCTTTACAAACTTGCGCCAAGCGCAATTTCTATTGCTTCTATTGCTGGTCAGCCGCTGCACGTTTCGATGCCGGCTCCTTTGCCTAAGCTGTTTTTATCTTTTAGCCACCAACCGGGTTTATCTATTGCGGTGCTGGACTGGTCAGCGCCGGTTGGAGTCGACTTGATGCAAGTACCGCAAGATTTCGATTGGCACACGCTGGCAAAAGACTATCTGGGCCAAGCCGCCTATAAGCGTATAGCGAGTAATAAAGCGGCGGAACAAATGATCGCTTTCTCCCATGAGTGGACGCGCATCGAAGCTGGCTTGAAATGCCTTGGGCTGGGTTTGGAAGAATGGCGCTTTGCTTTGGACTTGAAAATTCAATCGTGTCAATTTTCTGATCTGCAATTGCCAGCGGGTTTTGTTGGTGCGGTGGCGCGCGCGCAGTCATTGTCATTTGAATTGTGCGCAATAGAATAA